A single window of Flagellimonas maritima DNA harbors:
- a CDS encoding DUF2490 domain-containing protein: MKKTYLSILTCSILFINANAQAPDGEQLGAWYMYFYNATFKESNWGIQGDIQYRDWRGLGDREQLLLRSGITYRPTNSGVLFTVGFANITTGQYGVDIDNPISENRIYQEALFSNTILKRLLLTHRFRYEQRWVEDQDFRTRYRYNLFVNIPFKGTTLDKGTPYFAFYNELFINGERNIGNGREVQFFDRNRTYLGLGYAIKKNLRVQLGWMEQTTNNWQKGQLQFSLHHTF, from the coding sequence ATGAAAAAAACATACCTCAGTATTTTAACCTGTTCTATATTATTTATTAATGCTAATGCGCAAGCTCCTGATGGAGAACAGTTGGGTGCCTGGTATATGTATTTTTACAATGCTACGTTCAAGGAATCAAATTGGGGTATTCAAGGGGATATACAATATAGGGACTGGCGAGGACTCGGTGACAGGGAACAATTGTTGTTGCGCTCTGGTATCACCTATAGACCAACAAATTCCGGAGTACTGTTTACTGTGGGATTTGCCAATATTACAACTGGACAATATGGAGTGGATATAGACAACCCAATATCGGAAAACCGTATCTATCAAGAAGCGTTATTTTCTAACACTATTTTAAAAAGGTTACTGTTAACGCATCGTTTTAGATATGAACAGCGTTGGGTTGAAGACCAAGATTTTAGAACACGTTACCGTTACAATCTCTTTGTCAATATTCCCTTTAAAGGAACTACGCTTGATAAAGGAACCCCCTATTTTGCCTTTTACAATGAACTTTTTATCAATGGGGAACGAAATATAGGAAATGGTCGTGAGGTTCAATTTTTTGATCGAAATAGAACCTATTTAGGCCTAGGATATGCCATTAAGAAAAATTTGAGAGTCCAGTTGGGATGGATGGAACAGACCACCAATAACTGGCAGAAAGGACAGCTGCAGTTTAGCCTGCACCATACATTTTAA
- a CDS encoding dipeptidase — translation MEQINEYIAANKERFINELIELLKIPSISADTAFSEDVLETAKLVKKYLEDAGCDNAEICETKGYPVVFGEKIIDSNLPTILVYGHYDVQPPDPLELWTSPPFEPVIKETEIHPDGAIFARGACDDKGQMFMHVKAMEFMVKNNQLPCNVKFMIEGEEEVGSDSLAEFLESNKEKFTNDIILISDTGMIANDVPSITTGLRGLSYVEVEVTGPNRDLHSGIYGGAVPNPINVLNKMIASLHDENNHITIPGFYDKVEKVSDAERAEMAKAPFNLDNYKKALDIDDVQGEKGFTTSERYSIRPTLDVNGIWGGYTGEGAKTVIASKAYAKISMRLVPNQDPDEITELFAKHFKSIAPKSVKVKVTPHHGGLPYVTKTDSIGYKAAAKAYETTFGKTPVPERTGGSIPIVALFEQVLGSKTILMGFGLDSDAIHSPNEHFGVWNYLKGIETIPYFYKYFTELESNK, via the coding sequence ATGGAACAAATAAATGAATATATTGCCGCCAACAAAGAGCGATTTATAAATGAACTTATTGAATTGCTGAAAATACCTTCGATAAGCGCTGATACCGCTTTTTCAGAAGATGTTCTGGAGACTGCCAAATTGGTTAAAAAATATTTGGAAGATGCGGGTTGCGACAATGCGGAAATATGTGAGACCAAGGGCTATCCAGTGGTATTTGGTGAAAAAATCATTGATTCCAATCTACCTACAATATTGGTTTATGGCCATTATGATGTACAGCCGCCCGATCCTTTGGAATTATGGACCTCCCCGCCTTTTGAGCCTGTAATCAAAGAAACCGAAATACATCCGGATGGAGCTATTTTTGCTAGAGGTGCCTGTGATGATAAAGGGCAAATGTTTATGCATGTGAAGGCCATGGAATTTATGGTGAAGAACAACCAACTCCCATGTAACGTAAAATTTATGATTGAAGGTGAAGAAGAGGTGGGAAGCGATAGTCTGGCAGAATTTTTAGAATCGAACAAAGAAAAATTTACCAATGATATTATTCTAATATCCGATACCGGTATGATTGCAAATGATGTACCGTCCATAACAACAGGCTTAAGGGGGTTAAGCTATGTTGAAGTTGAAGTTACTGGGCCAAATCGTGATTTGCACTCTGGTATATATGGTGGCGCAGTACCAAACCCTATCAATGTACTGAACAAGATGATAGCATCTTTACATGACGAGAACAATCATATCACCATCCCTGGATTTTATGATAAGGTTGAAAAAGTTTCTGATGCCGAGCGTGCAGAAATGGCAAAAGCCCCATTCAATTTAGATAATTACAAGAAAGCATTGGATATTGACGATGTTCAAGGTGAAAAAGGTTTTACAACTTCTGAGAGGTATTCTATTCGCCCAACTTTGGATGTCAATGGAATTTGGGGCGGATATACCGGAGAGGGAGCAAAAACAGTTATTGCAAGTAAGGCTTATGCAAAAATTTCGATGCGTTTGGTTCCAAATCAAGACCCGGACGAAATCACAGAATTATTTGCAAAGCATTTTAAGTCCATAGCGCCTAAAAGTGTTAAAGTCAAAGTTACCCCACATCATGGCGGTCTTCCCTATGTTACTAAAACTGATAGCATTGGGTATAAAGCTGCAGCAAAGGCTTACGAAACCACGTTTGGGAAAACACCAGTGCCAGAACGTACAGGGGGGAGCATTCCTATAGTCGCACTTTTTGAACAGGTCTTGGGAAGTAAAACAATTTTAATGGGTTTTGGTCTGGACAGTGATGCCATCCACTCCCCCAATGAACATTTTGGAGTTTGGAATTATTTGAAGGGCATTGAAACCATTCCCTATTTTTATAAGTATTTTACAGAACTTGAAAGCAATAAATAA
- a CDS encoding tetratricopeptide repeat protein produces the protein MRLIISTLLFFVFSTLAFGQKTVTTVDSLKIVLKNYPDLNEDRVDALNDLGYRYWIVDSNESEKYGIEALQLAKEINYNEGMAMAKRVLGVAYWTQGRLKLALENLTSAQSIYEIINKDEGVANCLMNTGMVYADIGDYDKALDIYYQSIEKFTKLNLTSRIATTFNKIGAAHTQKKQYSKAKDYLVDAIEMHSQDDFFYGMAEAHNELGKIFLFENQLGQADYHLKKAVNLGKKVNDEDGLLGNKIQMGKLQRLRKNYAESERYLNEALLLAKKKKLRKYILEAYAQLKLLKKDEGKFEESLEYYNDFIILKDSIYNTEKSKQIAALEFSNELADKEKEIALLQEKERNNTIIKWSFASGSVAIAIIGFLVFKNQQQKRAKKREMYKRKQEIKESEEELAKTELENARLKQKEMAQQLEFRNKELTSYALNFAQKNELLTHLEEKIALAKKATPTEQFRILGELHRDIKQHVNIDSDWEDFKRYFEEVHTDFHSNLKQEHPDLTSNDLKICSLTRLNLNIKETANILGISPESAKTARYRLRKKLNLSPDKELLDYFLQLENN, from the coding sequence ATGCGTCTTATTATCAGTACTTTACTATTTTTTGTATTCTCTACTTTAGCTTTTGGGCAAAAAACTGTAACTACGGTAGACAGCCTTAAAATAGTGCTAAAAAATTATCCTGACCTAAATGAAGACCGAGTAGATGCTTTAAACGATTTGGGATACCGGTATTGGATCGTAGACTCCAACGAATCCGAAAAATATGGTATTGAAGCATTGCAATTGGCCAAGGAGATAAATTACAATGAAGGTATGGCCATGGCCAAAAGAGTGCTTGGCGTAGCCTATTGGACCCAAGGAAGGTTAAAACTTGCATTGGAAAACTTAACTTCCGCTCAATCTATCTATGAAATTATAAACAAAGATGAGGGGGTCGCCAACTGCCTTATGAATACTGGAATGGTCTATGCCGATATTGGAGATTATGACAAGGCTTTGGATATCTACTATCAGTCCATTGAAAAATTCACCAAATTGAATTTAACATCGCGCATTGCCACCACTTTTAATAAGATAGGTGCCGCTCATACCCAGAAAAAGCAATATTCTAAAGCTAAAGATTATCTTGTTGATGCCATTGAAATGCATTCCCAAGATGATTTCTTTTACGGAATGGCAGAGGCCCATAACGAATTGGGCAAAATTTTTCTTTTTGAAAATCAACTTGGGCAAGCTGACTATCATTTAAAAAAAGCTGTCAATCTTGGGAAAAAGGTAAACGATGAAGATGGACTCCTGGGTAACAAGATACAAATGGGAAAATTGCAGCGTCTTCGAAAAAACTATGCCGAATCGGAAAGATATCTTAATGAGGCTTTGCTTTTGGCAAAGAAAAAAAAGCTGCGGAAATATATTCTAGAAGCTTATGCACAATTGAAGTTATTGAAAAAAGATGAAGGCAAATTTGAAGAATCATTGGAGTATTATAATGACTTTATCATTCTGAAGGATTCCATTTATAATACTGAAAAGTCAAAACAAATAGCGGCCTTGGAGTTTTCCAACGAGCTTGCGGACAAGGAAAAAGAAATCGCTTTGCTGCAAGAAAAAGAACGTAACAACACTATTATAAAATGGAGTTTTGCAAGCGGTAGTGTTGCTATAGCAATCATTGGTTTTTTGGTATTCAAAAATCAACAGCAAAAAAGGGCCAAAAAGCGAGAGATGTACAAAAGAAAGCAGGAAATAAAGGAGTCAGAGGAGGAGCTTGCCAAAACTGAACTTGAAAATGCCCGATTGAAACAAAAAGAGATGGCGCAACAATTGGAGTTCAGAAATAAAGAACTTACTTCTTATGCGCTCAATTTTGCCCAAAAAAATGAACTTCTGACCCATTTAGAGGAAAAAATCGCCCTTGCTAAAAAAGCTACTCCTACAGAGCAGTTCAGAATATTGGGAGAACTTCACCGTGACATCAAACAGCATGTAAATATAGATAGTGATTGGGAGGATTTTAAAAGGTATTTTGAGGAAGTACATACAGACTTTCATAGCAATCTTAAACAGGAACACCCCGATTTAACTTCAAACGACCTTAAAATCTGTTCCCTTACCCGTCTTAATCTAAATATAAAAGAAACGGCCAATATTTTGGGAATTTCCCCTGAAAGTGCAAAAACAGCACGTTATAGGCTTAGAAAAAAGTTGAATTTATCTCCTGATAAGGAACTATTGGATTACTTTCTACAGTTGGAAAACAACTGA
- the rfbD gene encoding dTDP-4-dehydrorhamnose reductase, whose product MKILVTGASGQLGSTFKSLAKKGYAKELDFVFKSATDLDITDIDAVQEELTSSDYAYCINCAGFTNVDSAEDQNDLAYLLNVTGVRNLAINCNRSKTILIHISTDFVFDGFSNVPYSEEAVARPINFYGDTKYKGERAVINNVSRYFILRTSWLYSEFGQNFMKTMLKLAPKKDTISVVYDQIGTPTYALDLANTILLIIKENSKDYGTYNYSNEGVASWYDFAKAIFEGYTIDIELKPILSTAYEMSAERPKFSVLDKSKIKDTFGLIIPHWKDSLSVALRAYSQING is encoded by the coding sequence ATGAAAATATTGGTTACAGGAGCATCCGGACAGTTGGGTAGCACTTTTAAATCATTGGCAAAAAAAGGGTATGCAAAAGAACTGGATTTTGTATTTAAGTCTGCTACAGATTTGGATATAACCGATATCGATGCCGTTCAAGAAGAACTTACCTCATCAGATTATGCATATTGTATCAACTGTGCTGGATTCACTAATGTAGATAGCGCGGAAGATCAAAACGATTTGGCATATCTGTTGAACGTAACCGGCGTTCGTAATCTTGCCATAAATTGTAATAGAAGCAAGACCATTTTAATCCATATTTCCACGGATTTTGTTTTTGATGGATTTTCAAACGTTCCCTATTCCGAAGAGGCTGTTGCTAGACCCATCAATTTTTATGGGGATACAAAATACAAGGGAGAACGTGCTGTTATCAATAATGTAAGTCGATACTTTATTCTGAGGACATCATGGCTATATTCAGAATTTGGACAAAACTTTATGAAGACCATGCTGAAATTGGCTCCCAAAAAGGATACAATTTCGGTAGTGTACGATCAAATAGGAACGCCAACATATGCTCTAGACCTTGCCAATACAATTTTGCTAATTATTAAAGAAAATAGTAAAGATTACGGAACCTACAATTATAGCAACGAAGGGGTTGCAAGTTGGTACGATTTTGCAAAGGCAATTTTTGAAGGCTATACTATCGATATTGAATTGAAACCTATCCTTTCAACAGCATATGAAATGTCTGCCGAGCGTCCAAAATTCAGTGTTCTGGATAAGTCCAAAATTAAGGATACGTTTGGTTTGATCATTCCACATTGGAAAGATAGCCTTTCTGTAGCACTGAGGGCTTATTCCCAAATTAATGGTTAA
- a CDS encoding alpha/beta fold hydrolase produces the protein MKLKKIKFIILTSAIILSMALGIQAHTYESFAETQETLASVSPEKDSVQIIKKGIDLSTGIHMKYVEVGNPNGRTILFIHGYTDTSRSFEKVMAELLEADPSLRLIAPDLRGHGDSSTPAPDNSNPFEIKDFVSDILELLKFKNITKVELVGHSMGSVIAQEIALEHPNKVSSLTMIGAFMNGKENSAIHDFLLPELIGKWEHVLKEEFGENWKVKSYTLTPKDLGTEVTEFLKENWVTDIDSDPSFLNDIYLETIEVPLATWIGALNSLSKVDNSSRFKSLKIPSLIIWGSGDEVTAKPDQDRLLSHCKAAHNKNATPIYFRNYGVDRVENKLPGHNMHWGNSKEVAADILEFIGSSQPFEAEDSKVETICFN, from the coding sequence ATGAAATTGAAAAAGATAAAGTTTATCATATTGACCTCGGCGATTATTTTGAGTATGGCATTGGGGATACAGGCCCATACCTATGAATCATTTGCTGAAACACAAGAAACCTTAGCCTCTGTCAGTCCTGAAAAAGACTCGGTACAGATTATCAAGAAAGGAATAGACCTAAGTACTGGAATCCACATGAAGTATGTTGAGGTAGGTAACCCAAACGGAAGAACTATACTCTTTATCCATGGATATACGGACACATCTCGTTCTTTTGAAAAAGTAATGGCGGAACTTTTGGAAGCTGACCCAAGTCTGAGATTGATAGCCCCTGACCTTAGGGGACACGGAGATAGTTCCACACCCGCACCGGATAACTCCAATCCTTTTGAAATCAAAGATTTCGTTAGTGATATTTTGGAACTTTTGAAGTTCAAGAATATAACTAAAGTAGAACTTGTCGGTCATTCCATGGGAAGTGTGATTGCACAGGAAATTGCATTGGAGCATCCGAACAAAGTATCATCATTAACAATGATCGGTGCATTTATGAACGGTAAAGAGAACAGTGCCATCCATGATTTTTTGTTACCTGAACTTATAGGAAAATGGGAACATGTATTAAAGGAGGAGTTTGGGGAAAACTGGAAAGTTAAATCTTATACCCTTACTCCTAAAGATTTGGGTACTGAAGTAACCGAATTTTTAAAAGAGAACTGGGTTACTGATATAGATAGCGACCCCTCTTTTTTGAACGATATCTATTTAGAAACAATTGAAGTTCCTTTGGCTACATGGATAGGGGCATTAAATTCTTTAAGTAAGGTTGATAATTCTAGCCGTTTCAAAAGCTTAAAAATACCCTCATTGATTATCTGGGGTTCTGGAGATGAGGTTACTGCAAAACCTGATCAAGATAGATTGCTTAGTCATTGTAAGGCAGCCCATAATAAGAATGCCACGCCCATATATTTTAGAAATTACGGGGTGGATCGTGTAGAAAATAAACTCCCGGGGCACAACATGCATTGGGGGAATTCCAAAGAAGTAGCTGCAGATATATTGGAATTTATAGGGTCGTCCCAGCCCTTTGAAGCAGAAGATAGCAAAGTAGAAACAATATGTTTCAATTAA
- a CDS encoding sterol desaturase family protein encodes MKEIIANLPTPLELILDPISYIVFGIYAVLMLWEALFPARKLPRIKFWKLKGLLAFVLFFYLSSYLPMIWDGFLGNYQILNLTALGTVGGAVVGILIYELGVYVWHRTMHNSDTLWKVFHQMHHSAERVDSYGAFYFSPMDMIGFTFLGSLCLVVVAGFTPEATTLIIIGTTFLSIFQHSNIRTPVWLGYIIQRPEAHALHHAKGVHAYNYSDISLFDIIFGTFKNPKKFEDETGFYEGASGKIKDMLLFKDISKKK; translated from the coding sequence ATGAAAGAAATTATTGCAAATCTACCCACTCCGCTAGAATTGATATTAGATCCTATCTCTTATATAGTATTTGGTATCTATGCTGTATTAATGCTTTGGGAAGCTCTTTTTCCAGCAAGAAAATTACCAAGGATTAAATTCTGGAAACTTAAAGGCCTTTTGGCTTTTGTACTGTTTTTCTACCTTTCATCATACCTACCCATGATTTGGGACGGTTTCTTGGGCAACTATCAAATTTTAAACCTCACCGCACTGGGAACCGTTGGAGGAGCTGTCGTTGGCATATTAATATACGAACTTGGTGTTTACGTATGGCATAGGACAATGCATAACAGTGATACGCTATGGAAAGTATTTCACCAAATGCATCATAGCGCCGAGCGTGTAGACAGTTATGGGGCTTTTTATTTTAGTCCGATGGATATGATTGGGTTTACATTTTTAGGAAGTCTTTGTCTAGTAGTAGTGGCCGGTTTTACGCCTGAGGCAACTACCCTAATTATAATAGGAACTACTTTCTTGTCCATTTTTCAGCACAGCAATATAAGAACGCCTGTTTGGCTTGGATATATCATCCAAAGGCCAGAGGCGCATGCACTTCATCATGCTAAAGGTGTCCATGCCTATAACTATTCAGATATTTCCCTTTTTGATATCATATTCGGGACTTTTAAAAACCCAAAGAAATTTGAGGATGAAACTGGATTTTATGAAGGAGCATCCGGAAAGATTAAGGATATGCTTTTGTTCAAAGATATTTCAAAGAAAAAATAA
- a CDS encoding mechanosensitive ion channel domain-containing protein — translation MEIYYTKIIESIVVIAIFIVIRMVMNRLINKTITDKVLQKSRIQLIRRAIHFILLLVSLIILMVIWGVKQSELAVFVGSLLTIIGVAFFAQWSLLSNITSSIIIFFGHSVKIGDSISIMETKDYEIRGEVLNIGLFFTKVKMYPTDEEITLPNNIFIQKTIRKVNHLGDELQNSLTINQELL, via the coding sequence ATGGAAATATACTATACTAAAATTATAGAATCAATTGTCGTTATAGCCATATTCATAGTAATTCGAATGGTGATGAATCGACTTATAAATAAAACGATTACAGATAAAGTGCTTCAAAAATCCAGAATTCAACTTATTAGAAGAGCCATCCATTTTATTTTATTGCTGGTTAGCCTAATCATCCTTATGGTAATCTGGGGTGTAAAACAATCTGAATTGGCAGTATTTGTTGGTTCTTTACTCACAATTATTGGTGTTGCTTTCTTTGCGCAATGGTCACTATTATCAAATATAACTTCAAGTATCATTATTTTCTTTGGACATTCAGTAAAGATTGGGGATTCCATATCAATTATGGAAACAAAAGATTATGAGATTAGAGGGGAAGTTTTGAACATAGGATTATTTTTTACTAAAGTAAAAATGTATCCCACAGATGAAGAGATAACTTTGCCTAATAATATTTTTATTCAAAAAACCATCCGAAAAGTAAATCATCTCGGCGATGAATTACAGAATAGCTTAACTATTAATCAAGAACTTTTATAG
- a CDS encoding DUF4407 domain-containing protein encodes MLKHFFIFCSGADTKILDSCSNGERNKYAGIGATVFFTAIMAFIASGYALYTVFDNIYTSIFFGLIWGLLIFNLDRYIVSTIKKRDSFKNELVQAVPRIILAIIIAVVISKPLEMKIFEKEINQVLLEEKNEMTLANQQQIALQYNPKIEALNQEINNLKTEVAVKETETNALYDTYIAEAEGTAGTKLLGKGPVYKEKREKHDAYLMELAQLKEDNAQKIAVIESQIADLGLDYNNAVTDSQPVIDGFDGLMARINALGKLPWLPSFFIFLLFLAIETSPIIAKLLAPKGEYDYRFEEQESVVATWVSQKVAQRKLLFSTDGELNQKIYEDIKNEEELYRYKKEKAQELLKLQADSFHKIQTKGL; translated from the coding sequence ATGTTAAAACACTTTTTTATTTTCTGCTCTGGGGCAGACACCAAAATTTTAGATTCATGTTCCAATGGGGAACGAAATAAATATGCTGGTATTGGCGCCACCGTATTTTTTACCGCTATCATGGCATTTATTGCCAGCGGCTATGCTTTATATACTGTTTTTGACAATATCTACACGTCTATCTTCTTTGGATTGATATGGGGTTTACTAATTTTTAATTTGGACCGATATATTGTTTCTACCATTAAAAAAAGGGACAGCTTTAAAAATGAGCTGGTTCAAGCAGTGCCAAGAATCATACTTGCAATCATTATTGCTGTTGTAATTTCAAAACCATTGGAAATGAAAATTTTCGAAAAGGAAATTAATCAGGTGTTGCTAGAAGAGAAAAATGAAATGACCTTGGCCAATCAACAGCAAATAGCATTACAGTACAACCCTAAGATAGAGGCTTTAAATCAAGAAATAAATAATTTAAAAACCGAAGTTGCCGTCAAGGAAACTGAAACAAATGCATTGTACGATACCTATATTGCTGAAGCGGAAGGAACCGCAGGCACCAAGCTGCTTGGCAAAGGTCCTGTATACAAAGAAAAACGTGAAAAACATGATGCTTATTTAATGGAACTTGCACAGTTGAAGGAAGACAATGCACAAAAAATAGCTGTGATAGAAAGTCAAATTGCTGATCTTGGATTAGATTACAACAACGCCGTTACCGACTCACAACCTGTAATCGACGGCTTTGATGGCCTCATGGCACGGATTAATGCATTGGGAAAATTACCATGGCTGCCTTCCTTTTTTATTTTTTTACTGTTTTTAGCTATTGAGACCTCTCCTATTATTGCTAAACTTTTAGCACCCAAGGGCGAATATGATTATCGTTTTGAGGAACAGGAAAGTGTAGTGGCTACTTGGGTATCACAAAAAGTTGCACAACGTAAGCTATTATTTTCTACAGATGGTGAGCTCAATCAAAAAATTTATGAGGATATCAAGAATGAGGAGGAGCTGTACCGATATAAGAAAGAGAAGGCCCAAGAATTGCTCAAGCTTCAGGCCGATTCTTTTCACAAAATCCAGACAAAAGGACTTTAA
- a CDS encoding Crp/Fnr family transcriptional regulator, whose translation MIVIDVIRTVADISALASKELESRIKVNFFHKGHVLLKQGETSNKIYFMPNGFAHQFKWSGDSKISNYFWTNNDFITHMDSFLSQTPCAENIELLSDSQIFSLTYTDLQYMYEKYPEFNKFGRLMLEKYFVDIARLGALSKVKPASERYNRLVLERPELLQLASSGQIASYLNISQETLSRIRTK comes from the coding sequence GTGATAGTCATAGATGTAATAAGAACGGTTGCAGATATTAGCGCCTTGGCAAGTAAAGAGCTTGAATCGAGAATCAAAGTAAATTTTTTTCATAAAGGGCATGTTTTATTGAAGCAGGGAGAGACCAGCAATAAAATTTATTTTATGCCCAATGGATTTGCACATCAATTTAAATGGTCCGGCGATTCCAAAATTTCAAATTACTTTTGGACCAACAATGATTTCATAACTCATATGGATTCATTTCTATCACAGACACCTTGTGCAGAAAACATTGAGCTTTTAAGTGATAGTCAAATCTTTTCTTTGACGTACACCGATCTCCAGTATATGTATGAAAAGTATCCAGAGTTCAATAAATTTGGAAGGCTTATGCTTGAAAAGTACTTTGTCGACATAGCAAGATTAGGGGCTCTTTCAAAAGTTAAGCCAGCTTCTGAACGCTATAATCGTTTAGTTCTTGAAAGACCGGAATTATTACAGCTTGCCAGTTCTGGCCAAATAGCAAGCTATCTTAATATATCTCAAGAAACTTTAAGTCGTATCAGGACTAAATAG
- the rfbC gene encoding dTDP-4-dehydrorhamnose 3,5-epimerase, whose amino-acid sequence MKVQKTKIIDCYILEPIIHEDKRGYFFESYNQEKFESLTGLKPYFVQDNESLSSKGVLRGLHFQKEEHAQAKLIRVGDGEVLDVAVDIRPDSKTFGNVVSTILSSNNKKQMFIPRGCAHGFVTLSNTAKFFYKCDNFYNAASEGGIIYNDKTFNIDWMIPEENLIISEKDKSLPALKEAVPH is encoded by the coding sequence ATGAAAGTACAGAAAACGAAAATAATCGATTGCTATATTCTAGAGCCAATAATTCATGAAGACAAGCGAGGTTATTTTTTTGAGAGCTATAATCAAGAAAAGTTCGAATCACTGACCGGCTTAAAACCATATTTTGTTCAGGATAATGAATCCTTATCTTCAAAGGGTGTTCTCAGGGGGCTTCATTTTCAAAAAGAAGAACATGCACAAGCAAAATTGATCCGTGTAGGCGATGGTGAAGTTTTGGACGTTGCTGTTGATATAAGACCCGACTCCAAAACATTTGGAAACGTTGTCTCTACCATACTTTCATCCAATAATAAAAAACAAATGTTCATACCAAGAGGTTGTGCCCATGGTTTTGTAACCTTGAGCAATACCGCTAAATTCTTTTATAAATGTGACAACTTTTACAATGCAGCATCCGAAGGAGGAATCATCTATAATGACAAAACATTTAATATTGATTGGATGATACCAGAAGAAAATCTGATCATTTCGGAAAAGGATAAATCTTTACCGGCACTTAAAGAAGCGGTACCCCACTAA
- a CDS encoding carbonic anhydrase family protein → MKKITLQSVGILASLFLASCQETKKTEPVEQETQQELIEEKVVESILTAEEQADMTPQEIVGRLKKGNENFMNNNLTQRDHSAQRRKAMIGQFPKAIVLSCVDSRVPVEDVFDLGIGDIFVARVAGNIENADIVGSMEFATAVAGSKVVIVMGHTACGAVKSTIDQVDAKALGMNSLADLIDEIQPAVEETEFEGERTTKNIEFTDLVINNNAMRTVMNIRQQSPTMAKMEDEGELMIVSALYNMETGKVTFNND, encoded by the coding sequence ATGAAAAAAATCACATTACAATCAGTTGGAATTTTAGCATCATTATTTTTAGCATCCTGCCAAGAAACGAAAAAAACAGAACCTGTTGAGCAAGAAACACAACAGGAGCTTATTGAAGAAAAAGTAGTCGAAAGTATTTTAACTGCTGAAGAGCAAGCTGATATGACACCTCAAGAAATTGTAGGAAGACTTAAAAAGGGAAATGAAAATTTTATGAACAATAATCTAACCCAACGTGACCATTCGGCGCAACGTAGAAAAGCAATGATAGGGCAATTTCCAAAAGCTATCGTACTTTCTTGTGTAGACAGCCGTGTACCCGTAGAGGATGTTTTTGATTTGGGAATTGGTGATATTTTTGTAGCACGTGTCGCAGGTAATATTGAAAATGCGGATATCGTTGGGTCGATGGAATTTGCGACAGCCGTTGCAGGTTCTAAAGTTGTTATCGTAATGGGACACACTGCTTGTGGTGCAGTAAAATCTACAATCGACCAAGTTGATGCGAAAGCATTGGGGATGAATTCACTTGCCGATCTTATTGATGAGATTCAGCCTGCGGTTGAAGAAACTGAATTTGAAGGTGAGCGTACGACTAAAAATATCGAGTTTACCGACCTCGTTATCAATAATAATGCGATGCGCACGGTAATGAATATAAGACAGCAATCACCTACAATGGCAAAAATGGAAGATGAAGGTGAACTTATGATTGTATCCGCCCTTTACAATATGGAAACAGGAAAAGTGACCTTTAACAACGATTAA